ATCTCGCTAAATATAACAACCCCTATCAATTATTAAAGGAtcatattaaatagatattcaAAAACCCTAgctaatattgaattaataataaggCCAACTAATGAACACATACAGtaacttttatgaaaattatgtgACCACTTCAGTcaattttaatagtatatttgCACAGATATAAAGCCTTAATAAAGAAGGCATAGAATATGATAAGATCATTGTAAGTTTGCAaagttaaatttgtattaaacataGTGGAAATATGTTGTAAACAACGATTGTAAGCCATGAAACACACAGGCCtaggttttattataataatgagttACATTCTGTTAATGTTAATTAGTGTCATTGAcactgtaataaaataaccttACATTTTGTTAACATGTAATGtagatataatgataataaatatttatggagTAAGTGATCTGGAAATGAATTATACCACAtactaatgtaaatatttaagaaatattatgagttataagaaaaaaaagaattcatcttatataaaaaattaaaagcttaAGATTTTTAAGTTCAAGAGTCTTAATTTAAATcgagatataaattatattcgaaaaCCACTATTCAACTAAATTATTATGAGTTCAGAACTAtaatcatgtttatatttttctcaaaCAAATTCACCATTTTCGGTAAGAACAAGTAACTAAATTGCCACATAAAGAATCTTTAACATGCCCCACAACTTCatagacatttatatatttctttgtttattgaaataagaaCATAAACCATTTgtctatagaaataaaaataatcaaatctgTAGCTGTAAGTGTgactgtaaatttaaaataatatttactcacAGACAACTTGTTTAAACACTTGGGTGAGTGTATTATCACATTTCCAAGAGACAtggaacttttttaatttaagtaaatatgacATCAATTAAATGTGCATttctttctaatattatatttaaacattcataTAGTTATAGTGTATGGTGTCTTTATTCATAATTCAATGCTCatgctatatttaaaatcaaattgtaaATACTTTCACCAAATTCACATATGACATAAATTGAACcagttatgttttttattagtttacttTTAACATTATATGTTTACTATCTATAGTATGATTGTTTATTATGAATTCTCTATTTAAATAACCCTACATTAGAGAAAAATTTAATGATCACTCTACATTAGATACTTGTTTATATAAAgacatctatattatattttaataatatatgatattgttTAATCACACAGTATTGATAGTTgtaaatgtttgttaaatatttttagctaCTAGATCAAGATTAACTGCACAACACAACCATGTACTAAGAATAGAGTAAGGATGTTTATAATCACTCCATAATAGTTTATATACTGCTCATAAAACGTGTTTGCTTATGTAACCTTAAGTTACTCTCATGATGACTAATTTGAAGCACTTATTTTTATAGCCCTTACTGCTGAATGAGTCAGAGTTATATGGTAAACAAAAGAAGAAAGctttttgttgaatttaaaatataatcacaaGCAAATACCGTGTTGATTTGTATTGGTGCACTGGCTTACGTCCAAAACAttggaataatatatataaatgcgcCTTTGAGTCTTATGATGACGGGAATTTATAACAGCACTGCATACCATATCAGTGCCTATAATTACCTTGAAGAGTTCACGTACTTGCATCCTGGGCTGTATCGTTCCAAGTactaatcaatataatttatgatgaaTCGAAATAAGTGGTTAATATATCGCGAACTATGGTcaccaaacttttttttttatcaacctatgtatgttttaatacaCCAAATCTTATCGTTGAACTCACAATGGGAATTTAATTGTGTCGTCTTCGAAATATCAAGATTAAATATAGCAGACGAACATAAGCAGTTAGAATACGACAAAAAAGAAATCAGTCAAagattaatcattaataatatgaggtacacttacatatattaaacaacACAACTTTAACGTCTTCTGTTTTCTAACACTGATTTGTTACACAATAGTCTctgtacatattttttctttacaataaaaataaaattaccacaTAGTTACGATTGTATAAATGACAGAAAACAACGGAGTGAAAAAAGACGTCTAGATTGGATGGAAGGTGCACTATTCTTTGGTTTAGAAGTTTCCAACAGATGGCGACACTATCGCTTAAATCATAGACAATTTTTGTCGTCTTGTAGAAAGACCTAATTTTGaagtaacttttaaaaattgtaaataatattaatcttgtTTTaaccaaattaatatattcttacacTCTTACCTTACCAACTTGGTAgcaattaaaagataaaatctcGAGAAAGCAGcccaaaacaaaattaaaaattactatttttcaaactttttaaaAGAGTTGTGTTTGAAACgtacaatatattgtattacattttcttaaaacataaatatatttaagattttaaattaccatggctatttttattattacagatatTAAATAGGGGATATTTATCGTGTTTTTCATGTTTATTCGGTGGacctcgatatttcgacattatctacgaatggtGGTCcgaaaaacatggtaaatatcccgtatctaatagctttaataaatatattttactggaTATTATGTCACTTTtgcatttgaataatttttgttatttttttcatttaaataaaatgagaagttttaaaaaaaagccgCTGCAATattaacgtattttttaaaaatgttttaggaatacatgaaataaaagtaataataaaaataaaattatgctaaTGTCAATTTTTATACCATTCTTGAcggaaattcttttttttttgttgaataaaatCTAAACAATTCGGGATACCTGCTAAGTTTTTTGGTGTAAAATGTTTACTTAtgatatgtattaaaaacagTTTCTGTACTATTCATGACCACGTGGAATTTTAtcattttcctttatttttatttgaatatagttAAGgcgttaatattaatttattgatgtaaataaatgctttattcataataaaaataatctgataGCAACACTGACTGTTGTCTTCACAATTTTATTGGGTCTTTCACAATAATCCACATTTCAAATGATAAAACTTACAGCGCCCTCTAGGAACAGACAATAAAATCAGAGAAACGTATCCCTTCTCACTCGCACTCGTGTGTTCTTCGCAGTCGAACGGTTCAATGACTTTGGCGACCAGTTTCTATTTTCTCTCTGGTTCTGTCGTCGGGTCGACCCGCAAGGAAGGGGGTCTTTGTTTGCGTTTCACGTTCGCGTCGCACGGTATCATCTGTGACGGTTCTATCGCATCGTGTCCGAGACGGAATGTGTCCGCATAAGTGGAAGCGTGGTTTTCTCTCGTCGCGGTCTATGTGAAATGTCGTGCAGTGCCCCAGGGTGGCTCCATCTAACAGTGCAAGTGCAGTGAGGTGCAGTGGTGTGTACGAGCGAGCGTGGGTCGGTTCGGCCACGGCGAGCGAGGTGCGCGGAGGTGGCGGCGGCCGTTCGGCCATGACCGGCGACATGCCTCTAGGGAGCGCGCACGCGTTCGGGCGCGCGTTGCTCCGGGACGGGGCGCTGCCGCCGCTGGAGCCCGGTCCACCCGCTCCACCGGCGGCCAACGCGCAGCCGCCTGACAAGCGCCCACCGGCTGCGGCCGCCAGCCCTGAGCAGGTCATGAAGCTCTATATGAACAAACTTACCCCATATGAACATCGTGAGATATTAAACTACCCCCAAGTGTACTTCATAGGCGCGAATGCTAAGAAACGTCCCGGTCTCGTCGGGTTTCCGAACAATTGCGAGTACGACAACGAGCAGGGTTCCTACATTCACATACCACACGACCACATAGCGTACCGATACGAGGTACTTAAGGTTATAGGGAAGGGCAGTTTTGGCCAAGTGGTCAAAGCCTACGATCATAAAAAGCGCGAGAACGTCGCTCTGAAGATGGTACGGAACGAAAAGCGTTTCCACCGTCAGGCGCAGGAGGAGATTCGCATCCTCGAACACCTCCGCGAACAAGACCAGGACAACACGATGAACGTGATCCACATGTTCGATTCCTTCACGTTCAGGAATCACACATGCATCACCTTCGAACTTCTTTCTATCAACCTGTACGAGCTGATAAAGAAGAATAAGTTCCACGGGTTCTCCTTGCAGCTGGTACGCAAGTTCTCGCACAGCCTTCTCCAGTGCCTACACGCACTCAACAAGAACCGGATCATTCATTGCGACATGAAACCCGAAAATGTACTGCTGAAGCAACAGGGACGCTCTGGAATCAAGGTACGTAAATAATTTGCCGTCTAAACTCAAACATAACCTAAAATTACAAACTATGCGAAACAGATCGTCTATATTTTGTACAGTTATTAGGTTACCGAATTTCTAAACACCTGTTCACGTACGAGATGGGCCGCGGGCGGGTAAAATCGATAACAGTTGTTGTGAACAGCTGCCCCAGTGCGTGCCTTGCGATCAGCTGGCCACACCCGCCTCTCGCAACTCCAAACCTGACCtgatgaaaaatatacatttatcataCACGAATCTTTGACACATCTGTCTGGCAGCGCTCTGCGATACACGATCTTTTATTATGTTTCTCATTGCATGAACGTTATGATAAACGTTATCTGAACGAGTTACAAAGTCGCCCAGAACCGGCCACGCATCCAGTTCTATTTTAAAGCTTC
This region of Vanessa cardui chromosome 25, ilVanCard2.1, whole genome shotgun sequence genomic DNA includes:
- the LOC124540574 gene encoding dual specificity tyrosine-phosphorylation-regulated kinase 2, producing MTGDMPLGSAHAFGRALLRDGALPPLEPGPPAPPAANAQPPDKRPPAAAASPEQVMKLYMNKLTPYEHREILNYPQVYFIGANAKKRPGLVGFPNNCEYDNEQGSYIHIPHDHIAYRYEVLKVIGKGSFGQVVKAYDHKKRENVALKMVRNEKRFHRQAQEEIRILEHLREQDQDNTMNVIHMFDSFTFRNHTCITFELLSINLYELIKKNKFHGFSLQLVRKFSHSLLQCLHALNKNRIIHCDMKPENVLLKQQGRSGIKVIDFGSSCYEHQRVYTYIQSRFYRAPEVMMGAKYGMPIDMWSLGCILAELLTGFPLLPGEDEADQMACIIELLGMPPQRLIEQGKRSKNFISSKGLPRYCTASTLADGTTVLSGGMSRRGKPRGLPGSKSFVTALKGCQDKYFIDFIRRCLEWEPEKRLTPVQALRHAWLRRRLPRPPHDEEPAPAPPAPANASGACGARGGSLRTPLARTPVTFNSSQVAKAKLQAALSEDSSGMSGSVGGVGGRYWTAGKLPHLPAPS